The genomic DNA GAATCGGGTTGAAGTCGGGCTGTGTCATGGTTATGTCCTGTAAAAACAGAAAGTAGGTCAATGTGACGACAGTCTGCCCGTGCGGAAACGCGCGCTCATCCTCCTGCAAAGAATTAGGGCAGGAGGATAGGGAGGGTGGAGAGGATGAGGCTTTTCCTAAATCATTGAAGGAGTGTGATAGCGCACGCTTTTGTAAAGTTTAGTTAATGGGTTTGCTTGCATTCATCAGACGAAATGCTGAACCTGTGTAAGGAATAATTACGAAGCGTAAAATAATGATGCGCTCGACGAATGGAGAAACGCGCGCCCATGCTCATACCCGCCAAACTCAGCCGCCCGGTCCGTCTTGAAGGCACCGTCATCCGTGAAAGATTGCTGCAAAAGCTCACCGCTGCCGGTAACTACCGGCTGGTGCTGGTCACCAGTCCGGCGGGCTACGGCAAAACCACACTGGTGTCGCAGTGGGCGGCAGGCAAAAGCGATCTGGGCTGGGTTTCTTTAGACGAGGGCGATAATCAGCCGGAGCGCTTTGCCGATTACCTGATCGCAGCACTGCAACAGGCAACTCACGGCGGCTGTCCCCGCAGTGAATTGCTGGCGCAGAAGCGGCAGTATGTGAATCTCAATGCGCTGTTTTCTCAGCTGTTTATCGAACTGGTGGAGTGGCAGCAGCCGCTGTGGCTGATCGTAGATGACTACCATCTGATCACCAATCCGGTCATTCACGACGCGATGCGCTTTTTCCTGCGCCATCAGCCTGAAAATCTCACCCTGATTCTGATGTCACGTAATCTGCCGCAGCTCGGTATCGCTAACCTGCGGGTACGTGAGCAACTGATTGAACTGGGCAGCCAGCAGCTGGCTTTTACCCATCAGGAAGCGCGTCAGTTTTTTGACTGCCGGCTGGCGGCGCCGCTGGAAAGTGAGGAGAGCAGCCGGCTCTGTGATGATGTCGCGGGCTGGGCGACGGCGCTGCAGCTGATCGTGCTGTCGGCGCGACAGGGTGCCAGTTCGGCTCAGCATTCCGCCCGGCGTCTCTCCGGAATCAACGCCAGCCATCTCGCCGACTATCTGGTGGAGGAGGTGCTGGATAACGTCGATCTGCCCACCCGCCATTTCTTACTCAAAACCGCGCTGCTGCGCTCGATGAACGATGAGTTAATCGGCTGCGTGACGCGCGAAGAGAACGGCCAGATGCGACTGGAGGAGATCGAGCGTCAGGGGCTGTTTCTGCAGCGCATGGACGATTCCGGCTGCTGGTTCAGCTACCATCCGCTGTTTGGCAACTTCCTGCGTCAGCGCTGTCAGTGGGAACTGGCGGCGGAGCTGCCTGTGCTCCATCGGGCGGCGGCAGAGAGCTGGATGGCACAGGGATTTCCGGGCGAGGCGATTCATCATGCACTCGCCTCCGGCGATGCCACTATGCTGCGGGACGTGCTGCTGAAGCACGCCTGGACGCTGTTTAATCAGAGCGAGCTGCCGCTGCTGGAGAACTCCCTGAAAGCGCTGCCGTGGGAGATGATGCTGGAGAATCCGATGCTGGTGCTGCTGCAGGCGTGGCTGATGCAGACTCAGCATCGCTTCTCTGAAGTTGACAGTCTGCTGGCACGATTTGAACAGGCCAGCCGCTGCGACATTGATGCAGCCCTGCGCGGTGAATTTAATGCGTTGCGCGCCCAGGTGGCGATCAACGATGGTAATACCGATGAAGCGGAGCGGCTGGCGAAAGTGGCACTCGACACGCTGCCAGCCAGCCGTCACTACAGCCGCATTGTGGCGACCTCAGTGCATGGCGAAGTGATGCACTGTAAAGGCGAGCTGGATGATTCGCTCAAGCTGATGCGGCAGACCGAACAGATGGCGCGTCGTGATGAGGTGTGGCATTACGCCCTCTGGAGCATGATTCAGCAGAGTGAGATTCTGTTTGCGCAGGGCTTTTTGCAGGCCGCTTATGAGATTCAGAGCCGGGCCTTTGTGCTGGTGGAAGAGCAGCATCTGGCGCAGTTCCCGCTGCATGAGTTTCTGCTGCGCATTCGCGCTCAGCTGCTGTGGGCCTGGGGCCGGCTGGAAGAGGCGGAGCAGGCGGCGCGCGAAGGCATTAAGGTGCTGAACGGTTATCAGCCGCAGCAGCAGATTCAGTGTCTGGGACTGCTGGTGCAGTGCTCACTGGCGCGCGGCAATATTGA from Pantoea sp. Lij88 includes the following:
- the malT gene encoding HTH-type transcriptional regulator MalT, whose protein sequence is MLIPAKLSRPVRLEGTVIRERLLQKLTAAGNYRLVLVTSPAGYGKTTLVSQWAAGKSDLGWVSLDEGDNQPERFADYLIAALQQATHGGCPRSELLAQKRQYVNLNALFSQLFIELVEWQQPLWLIVDDYHLITNPVIHDAMRFFLRHQPENLTLILMSRNLPQLGIANLRVREQLIELGSQQLAFTHQEARQFFDCRLAAPLESEESSRLCDDVAGWATALQLIVLSARQGASSAQHSARRLSGINASHLADYLVEEVLDNVDLPTRHFLLKTALLRSMNDELIGCVTREENGQMRLEEIERQGLFLQRMDDSGCWFSYHPLFGNFLRQRCQWELAAELPVLHRAAAESWMAQGFPGEAIHHALASGDATMLRDVLLKHAWTLFNQSELPLLENSLKALPWEMMLENPMLVLLQAWLMQTQHRFSEVDSLLARFEQASRCDIDAALRGEFNALRAQVAINDGNTDEAERLAKVALDTLPASRHYSRIVATSVHGEVMHCKGELDDSLKLMRQTEQMARRDEVWHYALWSMIQQSEILFAQGFLQAAYEIQSRAFVLVEEQHLAQFPLHEFLLRIRAQLLWAWGRLEEAEQAAREGIKVLNGYQPQQQIQCLGLLVQCSLARGNIDNARSYLNRLENLLNNGNWHSDWIANADKVRVIYWQMTGDSQNARDWMRQTPKPAFANNHFLQGQWRNIARAQILLGDVSQAEVVLEELNENARALRLMSDLNRNLLLLNQIFWQTDRKAEAQRVLIEALKLARSTGFISHFVIEGEMMAQQLRQLIQLNTLNELDSHRARRILLEINKYHRHKFAHFDEGFVSRLLNHPDVPELIRTSPLTQREWQVLGLIYSGYSNDQIAGELAVASTTIKTHIRNLYQKLGVTHRSEAMNQVQSLLKMMGYV